Proteins encoded in a region of the Sphingomonas japonica genome:
- a CDS encoding acyl-CoA dehydrogenase family protein: MPLYLNDEQVMLRDTTKQFVAEHAPVSHLRALRDANDSTGFSRDLWKQFAEMGFTSILIGEDHGGLGLGHVEAGVVLEEIGRNLSPSPFLTTAVAAVEALKGTAHAERWFPGIVAGDTVAALAIDERAKHGDAIAMTAERSGNGFKLSGEKRFVTHAHVADLLIVAARTSGADVDDAGVTLFAVPKDADGLSHETERLADSSLAARSRFDRVEVDADAVIGEVDNGRVVLERLLAAGRTGASAEMLGVGGGAMDMTVAYMKERKQFGAPIGSFQALQHRAAHLYSEMEVARAAVLKAQQLLDADDARADEAVSVAKAMTGLAATLAVQEGIQMHGGIGMTDEYDIGFYMKRARVLAEMFGDSNFHADRLARKAGY, translated from the coding sequence ATGCCTCTCTACCTCAACGACGAACAAGTCATGCTGCGCGACACGACGAAGCAATTCGTCGCCGAGCACGCGCCGGTCAGCCACCTGCGCGCACTGCGCGACGCCAACGACTCGACGGGCTTTTCACGCGACCTGTGGAAGCAATTCGCCGAGATGGGATTCACCAGCATTCTGATCGGGGAGGATCATGGCGGGCTTGGTCTCGGCCATGTCGAGGCGGGCGTCGTATTGGAGGAGATCGGGCGCAACCTGTCGCCCTCCCCCTTCCTGACCACCGCCGTCGCCGCGGTCGAGGCGCTGAAGGGCACCGCCCATGCAGAGCGCTGGTTTCCCGGCATCGTCGCAGGCGACACCGTCGCAGCGCTCGCGATCGACGAGCGCGCCAAGCATGGCGATGCCATTGCGATGACGGCCGAACGGTCGGGCAATGGGTTCAAACTGTCGGGTGAAAAGCGGTTCGTCACGCACGCCCATGTGGCGGACTTGCTGATCGTCGCGGCGCGCACTTCTGGCGCCGACGTCGATGACGCTGGCGTCACGTTGTTCGCGGTTCCGAAGGATGCCGACGGCCTCTCTCACGAAACCGAGCGCCTGGCCGACTCCAGCCTCGCCGCGCGCAGCAGATTCGATCGGGTCGAGGTCGATGCCGATGCGGTGATCGGCGAGGTCGACAATGGCCGCGTCGTGCTCGAGCGCCTGCTCGCAGCCGGACGCACCGGCGCATCCGCCGAGATGCTCGGCGTCGGTGGCGGCGCGATGGACATGACCGTCGCTTATATGAAAGAGCGCAAGCAGTTCGGCGCGCCGATCGGCAGTTTCCAGGCGCTCCAGCACCGTGCTGCGCATCTCTATTCCGAAATGGAGGTTGCGCGTGCCGCCGTGCTCAAGGCACAGCAATTGCTCGACGCCGATGACGCGCGTGCCGACGAAGCGGTATCGGTGGCAAAGGCGATGACCGGGCTAGCCGCCACGCTGGCGGTGCAGGAGGGAATCCAGATGCACGGCGGCATTGGCATGACCGACGAATATGACATCGGCTTCTACATGAAACGCGCCCGCGTGCTTGCCGAAATGTTCGGCGACAGCAATTTCCACGCGGATCGACTGGCGCGAAAGGCAGGGTATTGA
- a CDS encoding SDR family NAD(P)-dependent oxidoreductase codes for MRARFAGKSIIVTGAASGIGRATAMAFAAEGGAVVCADLDEAVHATAAAIVADGGTARAITLDAGREADVVHMVELAGAAHGGIDVMYANAGISGGLTGLLEGTPEQWADILRVNLIGPFLAIKHAAPRIIERGGGAILCTASVAGLRSGAGCPPYSASKAGVINLVQTAAQQLAGSNVRVNAICPGLIETGMTARAYEHAREVGKEDRIGRLNPLRRGGEPEEIARVALFLASDEASYVNGQAIVVDGGLSSSHPVTRQEFGKTAA; via the coding sequence GTGAGGGCACGGTTCGCGGGCAAGTCGATCATCGTCACCGGTGCCGCGTCCGGCATCGGCCGTGCGACGGCAATGGCGTTTGCAGCCGAAGGCGGCGCGGTGGTCTGCGCCGACCTCGACGAAGCGGTGCATGCGACCGCGGCGGCGATCGTCGCTGACGGCGGCACGGCGCGCGCGATCACGCTGGATGCCGGTCGCGAGGCAGATGTCGTACACATGGTCGAACTTGCCGGCGCGGCACATGGCGGGATCGACGTGATGTACGCCAATGCCGGGATTTCCGGTGGGCTGACCGGCTTGCTCGAGGGCACGCCCGAACAATGGGCCGACATCCTGCGCGTCAACCTGATAGGCCCGTTCCTCGCGATCAAACATGCCGCGCCGCGCATCATCGAGCGCGGCGGCGGCGCGATCCTCTGCACGGCGAGTGTCGCGGGGTTGCGATCGGGCGCGGGGTGCCCGCCCTATTCGGCATCCAAGGCAGGCGTCATCAACCTTGTCCAGACCGCGGCGCAGCAGTTGGCCGGGAGCAACGTTCGCGTCAATGCGATCTGTCCCGGCCTGATCGAGACCGGCATGACCGCGCGTGCCTATGAACATGCCCGCGAGGTCGGCAAGGAAGACCGCATCGGTCGGCTAAATCCGCTGCGCCGCGGCGGTGAGCCCGAGGAGATCGCGCGGGTCGCGCTGTTCCTTGCGTCGGACGAAGCCAGCTATGTCAACGGTCAGGCGATCGTGGTCGATGGCGGATTGTCGTCGAGTCATCCCGTGACGCGGCAGGAGTTCGGCAAGACTGCGGCGTAA
- a CDS encoding DUF4174 domain-containing protein: MIVDALPPAHIAPAPVRQSIDALRWDRRVLIVFAGAASDRRLSEQRDALRAERSEIGDRDLTVVEVVADSVSGIRDYAPRLRAQFGVGRADFAAILIGKDGAAKLRSPRPVSTATLFATIDAMPMRRREITER; this comes from the coding sequence ATGATCGTCGATGCGCTCCCGCCCGCCCACATCGCCCCCGCGCCGGTGCGCCAATCGATCGACGCGCTGCGCTGGGATCGGCGCGTGCTGATCGTGTTTGCGGGCGCGGCCAGCGACCGCAGATTGTCGGAGCAGCGCGATGCGCTGCGGGCGGAGCGATCGGAAATCGGCGATCGCGACCTGACGGTCGTCGAAGTTGTCGCTGACAGCGTGTCCGGCATTCGCGACTACGCTCCCCGGCTGCGCGCGCAGTTCGGGGTCGGCAGAGCGGACTTCGCGGCAATCCTGATCGGCAAGGACGGCGCGGCGAAACTGCGTTCGCCGCGACCGGTCAGCACCGCGACGCTGTTTGCGACGATCGACGCGATGCCGATGCGCCGCCGCGAGATAACGGAGCGCTAG
- a CDS encoding serine hydrolase domain-containing protein: MQASSIARPARQGFDADRLARIDAFLADRYLDSGRLPHAQLLIARDGEIAHFSHQGAAREGGAAIGEGSLFRIASMTKPITSLAFMMLVERGLVAIDTPVHHVLPEFKGGGVYAGGGGGVPFATTATAQPMRMIDLLRHTSGLTYSFQNRSNIDAAYREHRIENWHGNLNLDGFVAALGELPLEFSPGEAWNYSVSTDVLGAVIERVSGMPLDRFLDTHLFGPLGMDDTFFQVPTDKLDRLTDCWTLKPGQGRMLYDRGADSAWAHRPKLLSGGGGLVSSALDYHRFCTLCLNGGELDGVRIVGRKTLDLMTQNHLPGGGDLASMSRSLFSEATNAGVGFGLGFAVTHDVARTMVPGSVGEYYWGGMFSTAFFIDPVERLHMIFMTQLSPSSTYPIRRELKTMIYAALT; encoded by the coding sequence TTGCAGGCCAGCAGCATCGCCCGCCCGGCGCGGCAGGGTTTCGACGCCGACCGGCTTGCACGGATCGACGCATTCCTGGCCGACCGCTATCTCGACAGCGGTCGGTTGCCGCACGCCCAGCTGCTGATCGCGCGCGATGGGGAGATCGCGCATTTCTCGCATCAGGGCGCCGCGCGCGAAGGCGGTGCGGCGATCGGCGAAGGCTCGTTGTTCCGCATCGCGTCGATGACCAAGCCGATCACGTCGCTGGCGTTCATGATGCTCGTGGAGCGCGGGCTGGTCGCGATCGACACGCCGGTCCACCACGTTCTTCCCGAATTCAAGGGGGGCGGCGTCTATGCCGGCGGCGGTGGAGGGGTCCCGTTCGCAACGACCGCAACCGCGCAGCCGATGCGGATGATAGACCTGCTGCGGCATACCTCGGGGCTGACCTACAGCTTCCAGAACCGCAGTAACATCGATGCCGCCTATCGCGAGCACCGGATCGAGAATTGGCACGGCAATCTGAATCTCGACGGGTTCGTCGCGGCGCTCGGCGAACTCCCGCTCGAATTCTCGCCGGGCGAGGCGTGGAACTATTCGGTATCGACCGATGTGCTCGGCGCCGTCATCGAGCGCGTCTCGGGCATGCCGCTCGATCGCTTCCTCGACACGCATCTCTTCGGCCCGCTCGGAATGGACGATACCTTCTTTCAGGTGCCGACGGACAAGCTTGACCGGCTGACCGATTGCTGGACGCTCAAGCCTGGTCAAGGCCGGATGCTGTACGATCGCGGGGCCGACAGCGCCTGGGCGCATCGGCCGAAATTGCTGTCGGGCGGCGGTGGGCTGGTATCGAGCGCGTTGGATTATCACCGGTTCTGCACGCTGTGCTTGAACGGTGGCGAGCTGGACGGAGTGCGGATCGTCGGGCGCAAGACGCTCGATTTGATGACGCAGAACCACTTGCCCGGCGGCGGCGACCTTGCGAGCATGTCGCGATCGCTGTTCAGCGAGGCGACCAATGCCGGTGTCGGCTTTGGGCTTGGCTTTGCCGTCACCCACGACGTGGCAAGAACGATGGTCCCGGGCAGCGTCGGCGAATATTATTGGGGCGGAATGTTCTCGACCGCCTTCTTCATCGACCCGGTCGAGCGGTTGCACATGATCTTCATGACGCAGTTGAGCCCGTCGAGCACCTATCCGATCCGCCGCGAGTTGAAGACGATGATCTATGCGGCGCTGACATAA
- a CDS encoding acyl-CoA thioesterase, with translation MSQDTERATTPEALVAQLTALLDVEEIDTDLYRGARQPGGVGRVFGGQVIGQALQAAQRSVEAPKVAHSLHAYFMRPGNEDHPIVYRVVRDFEGRSFANRRIIAMQRGQPILNMIASFHVPEDGLHHQDRMPDVPDPDTLRPDSELREEIREQVPEKLRRFFLRARPIEIRPTNPARWFAPKASEPVQHSWFRVCAPLPDDPALHRAMLAYASDMALLGTCMLPHGVNWMTHKVQTASLDHAVWLHEPFRFDEWLLYTTDSPWSGHARGFNRGRIFTRDGRLVASCAQEGLIRMRD, from the coding sequence ATGAGCCAGGATACCGAGCGCGCAACCACGCCGGAGGCCCTTGTTGCCCAGCTCACCGCCCTGCTCGACGTCGAGGAGATCGACACCGACCTGTATCGCGGCGCGCGTCAGCCCGGCGGCGTCGGGCGCGTGTTCGGCGGACAGGTGATCGGGCAGGCGTTGCAGGCCGCACAGCGATCGGTCGAGGCGCCCAAGGTCGCGCATTCGCTCCACGCCTATTTCATGCGGCCGGGCAACGAAGACCATCCGATCGTCTATCGCGTTGTGCGCGACTTCGAAGGGCGCAGCTTCGCCAATCGCCGCATCATCGCGATGCAGCGCGGGCAGCCGATCCTCAACATGATCGCCTCGTTCCATGTGCCCGAGGATGGCCTGCACCATCAGGACCGCATGCCCGACGTGCCCGATCCCGACACGCTGCGCCCCGACAGCGAATTGCGAGAGGAAATTCGCGAACAGGTTCCCGAAAAGCTCCGGCGTTTCTTCCTGCGCGCGCGCCCGATCGAGATTCGCCCGACCAATCCCGCCCGCTGGTTCGCGCCCAAGGCGTCGGAGCCTGTCCAGCACAGCTGGTTCCGGGTCTGCGCTCCGCTGCCTGACGATCCCGCGCTGCACCGGGCAATGCTCGCCTATGCCAGCGACATGGCACTGCTCGGCACGTGCATGTTGCCACATGGCGTCAACTGGATGACGCACAAAGTGCAGACCGCCAGCCTCGATCACGCAGTCTGGCTGCACGAGCCGTTTCGGTTCGACGAATGGCTGCTCTACACCACCGACAGCCCATGGAGTGGCCATGCCCGCGGGTTCAACCGCGGTCGCATCTTCACGCGCGACGGACGGCTGGTGGCGAGCTGTGCGCAAGAGGGATTAATCCGGATGCGGGACTGA
- a CDS encoding amidase family protein gives MEPSTAFEIAAAIRAGNTTARAETDAAISRIETRDAAINAVVVRDFDRARSAADDADSRLADGDASPLLGVPMTVKEAFDVAGLPTHWGLREHSNTIAPSDADAVSKLKAAGAIILGKTNVPKALGDWQSVNSIHGVTNHPSDPSRTCGGSSGGAAAALATGMVPLELGSDIGGSIRIPAHFCGVWGLKPSRGALSSYGHRYPGSDSAEDPLGVIGPMARCGEDLALVLDLLAMLPMPRSNCAPQRVLMLTGHPETRTASACIEAVERAAEALARTGVEIVRTTPLLPDLAQQHSDYGRMLGVSFARFEPDLHFTLPSLLDWFALQDVQARNARAWAALFAEFDAVLAPPAATQAFPHDHSPQANRRLSIDGVDSPYDSHLAWAGLATFPGLPSTCVPVGVLEGLPAGVQILCAANRDHQSIAIATLVHNALHGAQS, from the coding sequence GTGGAGCCCTCGACCGCCTTCGAGATCGCCGCCGCGATCCGCGCGGGCAATACCACCGCGCGCGCGGAAACCGACGCCGCAATCTCGCGCATCGAAACGCGCGATGCGGCGATCAACGCAGTCGTCGTCCGCGACTTCGATCGCGCGCGCTCCGCCGCCGACGATGCCGACAGCCGCCTTGCCGATGGTGACGCCTCGCCCCTTCTCGGCGTACCGATGACGGTGAAGGAAGCCTTCGACGTCGCGGGTCTTCCGACGCATTGGGGCTTGCGCGAGCATTCTAACACCATTGCGCCCAGCGACGCGGATGCGGTCAGCAAGCTGAAGGCAGCGGGCGCGATCATTCTTGGCAAGACCAATGTCCCCAAAGCCTTGGGCGACTGGCAATCGGTCAATTCCATCCACGGCGTGACCAATCACCCTTCCGATCCGAGCCGCACCTGTGGCGGAAGCTCGGGCGGCGCGGCGGCCGCGCTGGCGACCGGCATGGTCCCGCTGGAATTGGGCAGCGATATCGGCGGGTCGATCCGTATCCCTGCGCATTTTTGCGGCGTGTGGGGATTGAAGCCGAGTCGGGGGGCGCTTTCCAGCTACGGCCACCGCTATCCCGGCAGCGACAGTGCCGAAGACCCTCTTGGCGTCATCGGCCCAATGGCGCGCTGCGGCGAGGACCTGGCGCTGGTACTCGACCTGCTCGCCATGCTGCCGATGCCGCGCAGCAATTGCGCCCCCCAGCGCGTGCTGATGCTAACCGGACATCCCGAAACACGCACCGCGTCCGCGTGCATCGAAGCGGTCGAACGCGCCGCCGAGGCGCTGGCACGCACCGGTGTCGAGATCGTCCGGACCACGCCGCTCCTACCCGACCTAGCGCAGCAACATTCGGATTATGGGAGGATGCTTGGGGTGAGCTTCGCTCGCTTCGAGCCCGACCTGCATTTCACCCTGCCCAGCTTGCTCGACTGGTTCGCGCTGCAGGACGTACAGGCGCGCAACGCCCGGGCCTGGGCCGCATTGTTCGCCGAATTCGACGCCGTGCTGGCCCCGCCGGCCGCGACCCAGGCTTTCCCGCACGACCACAGCCCACAGGCGAACCGCCGCCTGTCGATCGACGGCGTGGATAGCCCCTATGACTCGCATCTTGCCTGGGCAGGGCTCGCGACGTTCCCCGGCTTGCCGTCGACATGCGTACCGGTCGGCGTCCTCGAAGGACTTCCTGCCGGCGTCCAGATCCTCTGCGCCGCCAACCGCGATCATCAGTCGATCGCAATCGCCACGCTCGTCCACAACGCCCTTCACGGAGCGCAATCATGA
- a CDS encoding 3-hydroxyacyl-CoA dehydrogenase NAD-binding domain-containing protein, whose product MTSPITTTRDGDVLIVVSNNPPVNALSAAVRIGIDAAIDEAAGDDGIKAVVIACDGQTFFAGADITEFGKPPVEPLLPTLVDKIEASEKPVVAAIHGTALGGGCEVAIACHYRIAVPSAKLGTPEVKLGLLPGAGGTQRLPRLAGVELALEMVAKGDPIPARKAHEAGLVDRLADEGALRAEAVAFAREVASVRPLPRASEKQAKAEPGVFDAFRKTNARRFRGFDAPEANIACVEKATQSPYAEGVQFERESFMKLMFGVQSAAQRHIFFAERKASKIDDIPADIQLRDIKRVGVIGAGTMGGGISMNFLSAGIPVTIVEMQQEALDRGTGVMRRNYEASAAKGRMKPEQVEAAMGALKPTLALADLADCDLIIEAVYENMDVKKELFGKLDAIAKPGAILASNTSYLNVDEIAASTSRPQDVVGMHFFSPANVMKLLEVVRGAKTAPDVLATVMKLGKTIKKVAVVAGVCHGFIGNRMLMPRQVEAMKLLMEGATPEQIDRVHVEFGMPMGPFQMSDLAGVDIGWHRDPTRIESIRDALAAEKRWGQKTQAGFYDYDEKRTPSPSPRVAEIIEDFRKQTGTPQHEITDEEIVERTLYPMVNEGALILEEGMAQRASDIDVVWIYGYGWPVYRGGPMFWADTEGLKKIVAGLEKHGFEVSTLLKDKAEKGERFN is encoded by the coding sequence ATGACCTCGCCCATCACCACTACCCGCGACGGCGACGTGCTGATCGTCGTATCGAACAACCCACCGGTCAATGCGCTGAGTGCCGCCGTCCGCATTGGGATCGACGCCGCGATCGATGAAGCGGCGGGCGATGACGGCATCAAGGCGGTGGTGATCGCCTGCGACGGCCAGACCTTCTTTGCGGGTGCCGACATCACCGAATTCGGCAAGCCGCCGGTCGAGCCGCTGCTCCCCACGCTGGTCGACAAGATCGAGGCTTCGGAAAAGCCGGTCGTTGCCGCGATCCACGGCACCGCCTTGGGTGGCGGATGCGAGGTCGCGATCGCCTGCCATTACCGCATCGCCGTGCCCAGCGCGAAGCTCGGCACCCCGGAGGTGAAGCTCGGCCTGCTCCCCGGTGCTGGGGGTACACAGCGCCTGCCGCGTCTTGCCGGTGTCGAACTCGCGCTGGAGATGGTCGCAAAGGGCGATCCCATCCCGGCGAGGAAGGCACATGAGGCCGGATTGGTCGATCGCCTCGCCGACGAAGGTGCGTTGCGCGCCGAGGCGGTCGCCTTTGCCCGCGAAGTCGCCAGTGTACGTCCCCTCCCGCGCGCCAGCGAGAAACAGGCCAAAGCCGAACCCGGCGTGTTCGACGCGTTCCGCAAGACCAACGCGCGCCGCTTCCGCGGTTTCGACGCGCCCGAGGCGAACATCGCCTGCGTCGAGAAAGCGACGCAGTCACCCTATGCCGAAGGCGTCCAGTTCGAGCGTGAAAGCTTCATGAAGTTGATGTTCGGGGTCCAGTCGGCCGCGCAGCGCCACATCTTCTTTGCCGAGCGCAAGGCGTCGAAGATCGACGACATCCCCGCCGACATCCAGCTGCGCGACATCAAACGCGTCGGCGTGATCGGTGCGGGCACGATGGGCGGCGGCATCTCGATGAACTTCCTGTCGGCGGGCATCCCCGTCACGATTGTCGAGATGCAGCAGGAAGCGCTCGACCGCGGCACCGGCGTCATGCGCCGGAATTACGAGGCGTCGGCCGCCAAGGGCCGGATGAAGCCTGAACAGGTGGAAGCGGCGATGGGCGCGCTGAAACCGACGCTCGCCCTCGCAGACCTCGCCGATTGCGACCTCATCATCGAAGCGGTCTATGAGAATATGGACGTCAAGAAGGAGCTGTTCGGCAAGCTCGACGCGATCGCCAAGCCCGGCGCGATCCTGGCGTCGAACACCAGCTATCTGAATGTCGACGAGATCGCCGCCAGCACCTCGCGCCCGCAGGATGTCGTGGGGATGCACTTCTTCTCGCCCGCCAACGTCATGAAGCTGCTCGAAGTCGTGCGCGGCGCCAAGACTGCGCCTGACGTGCTCGCGACCGTCATGAAACTGGGCAAGACGATCAAGAAGGTCGCGGTCGTCGCAGGTGTTTGCCACGGCTTTATCGGCAACCGCATGCTGATGCCGCGCCAGGTCGAGGCGATGAAGCTGTTGATGGAAGGCGCGACGCCCGAGCAGATCGACCGCGTCCATGTCGAATTCGGCATGCCGATGGGACCGTTCCAAATGAGCGATCTGGCCGGCGTCGATATCGGCTGGCACCGCGACCCGACCCGCATCGAAAGCATCCGCGATGCGCTGGCTGCGGAGAAGCGCTGGGGCCAGAAGACGCAAGCGGGCTTCTACGATTATGACGAGAAGCGTACCCCCTCGCCTTCTCCGCGCGTGGCCGAGATCATCGAGGACTTCCGCAAGCAGACGGGCACGCCGCAGCACGAAATCACGGACGAGGAGATCGTCGAGCGGACATTATACCCGATGGTCAACGAAGGCGCGTTGATCCTGGAGGAAGGCATGGCGCAGCGCGCATCGGACATCGATGTCGTCTGGATCTACGGCTATGGCTGGCCCGTCTATCGCGGCGGGCCGATGTTCTGGGCCGATACCGAAGGGCTGAAGAAGATCGTCGCCGGATTGGAAAAGCATGGGTTCGAGGTTTCCACGCTTCTAAAGGACAAGGCCGAGAAGGGCGAGCGGTTCAATTGA
- a CDS encoding TonB family protein — MSMLMLMVQVGATPPPPGPPPPPVVVEQFAAARDPQPLIVTYRGSQARCGGTPVSPVHVEPPVPFAHFGGQSGIAPLALRFRIDARGRPVSIDGVDGRNYQTADVIPSFVAWRFQPDEQRSECAITLYPVSQPIADTDQATLVRYFAAGGGYGSPMTAQLVRRIVPAGSDCIRGWPQLLTQVTPRFADLPGDPGTITTTAVAFDIDADGRPTDVRTFSGRDNVALDRAAAKAVAQWRYADGPRRGCAYPLWRSSSDTLGAPDAPRGGGAECGLPDEWATPPRLEFPAAYKRRRIEGWALIGFDVAPWGALGNLRVLHAEPTFEFGEAALGVARSATKPKSNQGASNCSVMVQFKLDRGY; from the coding sequence ATGTCGATGCTGATGCTGATGGTGCAGGTCGGGGCGACACCCCCTCCGCCAGGCCCGCCGCCGCCGCCGGTGGTGGTCGAGCAGTTCGCCGCGGCGCGAGACCCGCAGCCGCTGATCGTGACCTATCGCGGTAGTCAGGCGCGTTGCGGCGGCACGCCGGTGTCGCCCGTTCATGTCGAGCCGCCCGTGCCCTTCGCGCATTTTGGCGGGCAAAGCGGCATCGCGCCGCTTGCGCTGCGCTTTCGCATCGACGCGCGTGGCCGCCCGGTCAGCATCGACGGCGTCGATGGCCGCAACTATCAGACTGCCGACGTCATCCCCAGCTTCGTCGCGTGGCGCTTCCAGCCGGACGAGCAGCGCAGCGAATGCGCGATCACGCTATATCCGGTCAGCCAGCCGATCGCGGACACCGACCAGGCAACACTGGTGCGGTACTTTGCGGCAGGTGGCGGCTATGGCAGTCCGATGACTGCGCAGTTGGTCCGCCGCATAGTACCCGCCGGATCGGACTGCATCCGGGGCTGGCCGCAATTGTTGACGCAGGTGACGCCGCGCTTCGCCGATCTGCCCGGCGACCCGGGCACCATCACTACCACCGCCGTCGCGTTCGACATCGATGCCGATGGCCGACCAACCGATGTTCGGACCTTCAGCGGGCGCGACAATGTTGCGCTCGACCGCGCCGCGGCCAAGGCAGTCGCGCAGTGGCGCTATGCCGACGGGCCGCGCCGCGGATGTGCCTATCCACTGTGGCGCTCGTCGAGCGATACGCTGGGCGCGCCCGATGCTCCGAGAGGGGGCGGCGCGGAGTGCGGGCTGCCCGACGAATGGGCCACCCCGCCGCGGCTCGAATTCCCGGCCGCTTATAAGCGCCGCAGGATCGAGGGATGGGCACTCATTGGATTCGATGTCGCACCGTGGGGAGCGCTGGGCAATTTGCGAGTGCTTCACGCCGAACCGACATTCGAGTTCGGCGAAGCGGCCCTGGGGGTGGCGCGCAGTGCGACGAAGCCAAAGTCCAACCAGGGGGCGAGCAACTGCTCAGTGATGGTGCAGTTCAAACTCGACCGCGGCTACTAG
- a CDS encoding acyl-CoA dehydrogenase family protein — protein sequence MMTDLDQFRRDTRAWLEANCPPEMRQPVRSEKDACWGGRNPDFQPGQKEWMDAMASRGWTVPDWPTAYGGGGLSAAQTKILREEMAAIHARNPLNSFGISMLGPALLKYGNEEQKLEHLPKIARGEIRWCQGYSEPNAGSDLASLAASAEDAGDHYIVNGQKVWTSYADKADWIFCLVRTSKESKQGGISFVLFDMASEGVSTKPILLISGYSPFCETFMDNVKVPKANRVHAENKGWDVAKYLLGHEREMISGMGLGSTGGNPLIEGAIATIGLNDRGELADPLLRAHLALFDVRSKAFAAMSERFIDELKAGQAHPAQPSMMKYYGTELNKARHELVMAAGGSDALEWESRGSSGGAKARAWLRTKANSIEGGTSEVQLNIIAKRILELPGA from the coding sequence ATCATGACCGATCTCGACCAATTCCGCCGCGATACGCGCGCGTGGCTGGAAGCGAATTGCCCCCCCGAAATGCGGCAGCCCGTGCGCTCCGAAAAGGATGCCTGCTGGGGCGGGCGAAATCCCGACTTCCAACCGGGGCAAAAGGAATGGATGGACGCGATGGCATCGCGCGGCTGGACCGTGCCCGACTGGCCGACGGCCTATGGCGGCGGCGGCCTGTCGGCGGCACAGACCAAGATCCTGCGCGAGGAGATGGCGGCGATCCACGCGCGCAATCCGCTCAACAGCTTCGGCATCTCGATGCTTGGCCCGGCGCTTCTGAAATATGGCAACGAGGAGCAGAAGCTCGAACATCTGCCAAAGATCGCACGCGGTGAAATCCGCTGGTGCCAGGGCTATTCCGAGCCCAATGCCGGGTCCGATCTCGCCAGCCTTGCGGCATCGGCCGAGGATGCGGGCGACCACTATATCGTCAACGGGCAGAAAGTCTGGACCAGCTACGCCGACAAGGCAGACTGGATCTTCTGCCTGGTCCGAACCTCGAAGGAGTCCAAGCAAGGCGGGATTAGCTTCGTGCTGTTCGATATGGCCAGCGAAGGCGTCTCCACGAAGCCGATCCTGCTGATCTCCGGCTATTCGCCCTTTTGCGAAACCTTCATGGACAATGTGAAGGTACCCAAGGCGAACCGCGTACACGCGGAGAACAAGGGCTGGGACGTCGCGAAATATCTGCTCGGCCATGAGCGTGAGATGATCTCGGGGATGGGGCTGGGATCGACCGGGGGAAATCCCCTGATCGAAGGTGCCATCGCCACGATCGGGCTGAACGACCGCGGCGAACTGGCCGACCCGTTGCTACGCGCGCACCTCGCCCTGTTCGACGTGCGGTCCAAGGCATTTGCGGCCATGTCCGAGCGCTTCATCGACGAATTGAAGGCCGGTCAGGCCCATCCGGCGCAACCGAGCATGATGAAATATTACGGCACCGAGCTGAACAAGGCGCGCCACGAACTCGTCATGGCAGCGGGTGGATCGGATGCGCTGGAATGGGAAAGCCGCGGGTCTTCGGGCGGCGCGAAGGCGCGCGCGTGGCTCAGGACCAAGGCCAACTCGATCGAGGGCGGGACCAGCGAGGTCCAGCTCAACATCATCGCCAAGCGGATCCTGGAATTGCCCGGCGCCTAG